A window of Hymenobacter aerilatus contains these coding sequences:
- a CDS encoding SDR family NAD(P)-dependent oxidoreductase, producing MNTKIDSLFSLAGKRIIVTGASSGLGLDQAIMLAQCGAEVFALSRTGHIKVAYDAPVPDNISFIQLDVTDEAAVKAVFDRIGTSGGIDVLINNAGITQRKRAETLSTEEWEAIHAVNVTSVFTCCRQAFPYLSQSAHVGRIINISSMASYLGFSEVVPYSSSKSAVVGITRGLAVEWSQQNILVNSVSPGWFPSEMSQQVMDEERKQKILQRMPLHRFGRPEELSALICFLASPSATYITGQDFSVDGGALAFGF from the coding sequence ATGAACACGAAAATCGACTCGCTTTTTTCGCTGGCGGGCAAGCGAATTATTGTCACCGGGGCCTCCAGTGGCTTAGGCCTCGACCAGGCCATTATGCTAGCGCAGTGCGGCGCCGAGGTATTTGCCCTGAGCCGCACCGGTCACATCAAAGTGGCGTACGACGCGCCAGTGCCGGACAACATCTCCTTTATCCAGCTGGATGTGACGGATGAGGCGGCCGTGAAGGCGGTGTTCGACCGTATCGGCACAAGCGGGGGCATCGATGTGCTGATCAACAACGCCGGCATCACCCAGCGCAAGCGCGCCGAAACACTCAGCACAGAAGAATGGGAAGCCATTCACGCCGTAAACGTGACGAGCGTTTTCACTTGCTGCCGGCAGGCGTTTCCATATTTAAGCCAATCGGCACACGTGGGACGCATTATCAATATTTCCTCCATGGCTTCCTACCTAGGTTTTTCGGAGGTGGTGCCGTATAGCTCCAGCAAATCGGCGGTGGTGGGCATCACGCGGGGGCTGGCCGTGGAGTGGAGCCAGCAGAATATTCTCGTCAACTCCGTATCGCCGGGCTGGTTTCCTTCCGAAATGAGCCAGCAGGTGATGGATGAGGAACGCAAGCAGAAGATCTTGCAGCGCATGCCTCTGCACCGGTTTGGGCGGCCCGAGGAGCTGTCGGCACTGATCTGCTTCTTGGCTTCTCCCAGTGCTACCTACATCACGGGGCAGGACTTCAGCGTGGATGGTGGCGCGCTGGCATTTGGTTTCTGA
- a CDS encoding glycoside hydrolase family 97 protein, whose protein sequence is MHKLSLFGFALLLSQALPLHHLLAQTKPTTVVSPDKNLQVELFFTQGQLQYRVLYKGKPVVEPSTLGLQLNQQEIGKGSSFGTVKRTSVNETYAWRGVHSKAVNRYNEAILPVQGGSNAPGFQLETRVFNDGVALRYVVGQTGASTTTADNTRFTLPAGSTVWTQPDIGNYEGKYQQQRIEDVQAGLKAGPPLTVQLPGKQGYLAITEGGLTDFAGMSLVAEGKRVFKANLTGTTKKTGPVETPWRIIEVGPDLNTLVNCDIVHNVAPKPDPQLFPQGMATSWIQPGKSVWSWLAGNGGVTFENMKRFSQWAGQLGFQYNLVDEGWSRWKDGGKDPWQLVQELVTYSAAQNVKVWVWKAYPDHDGTPGLKDPAARKAFFKQCKDIGVVGLKIDFFNTESQEIIDFYQAALHDAAELQLMLDFHGANKPTGEARTWPNEVTREGVRGLENETVWPAHNATLPFTRYLAGHGDYTPLTFRDIGKGTTFAHQMASMATFTSPFLCVAANPEAMLASKAKDLIVNMPSVWDETIVLPASEIGTLSLLARRNGTTWYLAALNGEKAQSVTVDLGFLSAGSYQAATLADEAGNPKADTIQKSKVSKQNKLTLKLADGGGYLGRFTKE, encoded by the coding sequence ATGCACAAACTTTCCTTGTTCGGCTTTGCTTTGTTGCTGAGTCAAGCCCTCCCCCTCCACCACTTGCTGGCGCAAACCAAACCCACTACTGTGGTTAGCCCCGACAAGAACTTGCAGGTGGAGCTGTTTTTCACCCAAGGCCAACTACAGTACCGGGTTCTGTATAAAGGCAAGCCAGTGGTGGAGCCCTCTACGCTAGGCCTGCAACTCAATCAGCAGGAGATTGGCAAAGGCAGCTCGTTTGGCACCGTGAAACGCACGTCTGTAAATGAAACCTACGCATGGCGCGGCGTGCACAGCAAGGCCGTGAACCGCTACAACGAAGCCATCTTGCCGGTACAGGGTGGCAGCAACGCACCTGGTTTCCAACTGGAAACACGTGTGTTCAACGATGGCGTGGCCCTGCGCTACGTAGTAGGCCAGACCGGCGCCAGCACCACCACGGCCGACAACACCCGCTTTACCCTACCCGCGGGCAGCACCGTGTGGACCCAGCCCGACATTGGTAACTATGAGGGCAAGTATCAGCAGCAGCGCATCGAAGACGTGCAGGCTGGCCTGAAAGCCGGGCCGCCGCTCACGGTGCAACTGCCCGGCAAGCAAGGCTACCTGGCCATCACCGAAGGCGGCCTCACCGATTTTGCGGGCATGTCGCTGGTAGCGGAGGGCAAGCGCGTGTTCAAGGCCAACCTAACCGGCACTACCAAGAAAACCGGCCCCGTCGAAACGCCCTGGCGCATCATCGAGGTAGGGCCCGATCTGAATACGCTAGTCAACTGCGACATCGTGCACAACGTGGCGCCCAAGCCCGACCCGCAGCTGTTTCCGCAGGGCATGGCCACCAGCTGGATCCAGCCGGGCAAGAGCGTGTGGTCGTGGCTGGCCGGCAACGGCGGCGTGACGTTTGAGAACATGAAGCGCTTTTCGCAGTGGGCGGGGCAGCTGGGTTTCCAGTACAATCTGGTGGATGAAGGCTGGTCGCGCTGGAAGGATGGCGGCAAAGACCCGTGGCAGTTGGTGCAGGAACTGGTGACCTACTCCGCCGCACAAAACGTGAAAGTTTGGGTATGGAAAGCCTACCCCGACCACGATGGTACCCCCGGCCTGAAAGACCCGGCGGCCCGCAAAGCTTTTTTCAAGCAATGCAAGGATATCGGGGTAGTCGGGTTGAAAATCGACTTCTTCAACACCGAGTCGCAGGAAATCATTGATTTCTACCAGGCCGCCCTACACGATGCGGCTGAGCTACAGCTGATGCTGGATTTCCACGGCGCCAACAAGCCCACCGGTGAAGCGCGCACCTGGCCTAATGAGGTAACGCGGGAAGGCGTGCGGGGCCTGGAAAACGAAACCGTGTGGCCCGCACACAACGCTACCCTACCCTTCACGCGCTACCTCGCCGGCCACGGCGACTACACTCCCCTCACCTTCCGCGACATCGGCAAGGGCACTACGTTCGCCCACCAAATGGCTTCGATGGCTACGTTCACCTCGCCCTTTCTGTGCGTGGCTGCCAACCCCGAAGCCATGCTGGCCAGCAAAGCCAAAGACTTAATTGTAAACATGCCCAGCGTGTGGGACGAAACAATTGTGCTACCTGCCAGTGAGATAGGCACGCTGTCTCTACTGGCGCGCCGCAACGGCACCACCTGGTACTTGGCCGCCCTGAACGGCGAAAAAGCGCAGTCAGTCACCGTTGATCTAGGTTTTCTTAGCGCAGGCAGCTACCAAGCTGCAACGCTAGCCGATGAAGCCGGCAACCCAAAGGCAGATACCATCCAGAAGAGCAAGGTCAGCAAACAAAACAAGCTGACGCTCAAACTAGCAGATGGCGGAGGCTACCTGGGTAGGTTTACTAAAGAGTAG
- a CDS encoding PD-(D/E)XK nuclease family protein: MNIELAPAVLHTTAASAPTPFLAQAARHLLAHYPGSELSDVVVVVPTRRAVVYLKNELSLAAEVGQAVWSPRIAAMEDYMVELASVQVEEPIALQLLLFDILRDIDAHLDFDQFVGWSGLLLQDFSNLDQNLANPKKVFEYLTQAKALERWDLSLTPPENSTTAAYFRFWDDLEKVYWRLRRRMEHDHLAYPGLAYRLATRRVKNRLEAGETLPQHVFLGLGTLSKSEERLIRRLRKAGRAEVLFDGDAFYLEPNSPNRAGQHLRRYAKDWDLPAEAFGGVPGHGLPELLRGLPRQVQFVGVANSSMQGKVAGQLLAESRRLDPKAKVAVVLPDETLLLPVLHGLPLDAVPEYNVTMGLSFQSTPLFNLVDLLFEVHLTGIREGSQETGYGVPRYHHLAVQKLLTHPFLRRYQHWLNQQPEQPRGLLDRICDQIVRRQAVLLPSTELLEMGRQHPLIEALFATWDTCDDIIAACYTLIDLLKKAYQDQHSAIEAEYLYLFFTLVKRLDSVFDCREQRLSVRSFRRFLYEQMARTRLPFSGEPIADVQVMGLLETRALDFDHIIILSCNERVLPAPKNHASLFPYDVLTQFNMPTYADHEAATAYQFWRLLQRARRVDLLHVLPGADGSRTGERSRFLLQIENDLRLQNSRLELRDLTVETVPSALPSPDLTRPVGTEVVETPLGDLTLAKDTEMLAALRGALERGLSPSALNQFVGCSLQFYFSRIARFQEAEEVEETLGVDGFGTAVHAALEKLLQPFVQEQRPLTAEDIPALLKQTDKEVARALRREEKERHARADEGLNYVLGQVAVQLVRRYFESLLTQPGTLPLQIHALEQQLFATVFVPMPDGEKLPVRLIGYADRLDRLPNGSLRVVDYKTGMVQGFELKLQKAKEPATAAVERLLLEASSGAEKVRQLWLYRFMLEAEGQQAADAAILSMRNLPGGLLTADMSFLTEDGQSFRQASEELLGQLVHRILDPLEPIRKTDDLDRCQYCAYRGICAR, from the coding sequence ATGAATATCGAACTCGCCCCCGCCGTCCTGCACACTACTGCCGCTTCCGCCCCTACCCCCTTCCTCGCTCAGGCTGCACGCCACCTGCTGGCGCACTACCCCGGCAGCGAGTTGTCGGATGTGGTGGTGGTGGTGCCCACGCGCCGGGCGGTGGTGTACCTGAAGAACGAGTTGTCGCTGGCCGCCGAGGTAGGCCAGGCCGTGTGGAGCCCACGCATTGCGGCCATGGAAGACTACATGGTGGAGCTGGCCAGTGTGCAGGTAGAAGAGCCCATTGCCTTGCAACTCTTGCTGTTCGACATCCTGCGCGACATCGACGCCCACCTGGATTTCGACCAATTCGTGGGGTGGTCGGGGCTGCTGCTTCAGGACTTCTCCAACCTCGATCAGAACCTGGCCAATCCGAAGAAAGTCTTTGAATACCTCACCCAGGCCAAGGCCCTGGAGCGCTGGGACTTGTCGCTCACGCCGCCCGAAAACAGCACCACTGCCGCCTATTTTCGCTTTTGGGACGACCTGGAAAAGGTGTACTGGCGCTTGCGCCGACGCATGGAGCACGACCACCTTGCCTACCCTGGCCTGGCCTACCGCCTGGCTACCCGCCGCGTGAAAAACCGCCTGGAAGCGGGCGAAACCCTACCCCAACACGTGTTTCTGGGCCTCGGCACCCTCTCGAAGTCGGAGGAACGGCTGATCCGGCGCCTGCGCAAAGCCGGCCGGGCCGAGGTGCTGTTCGATGGTGACGCGTTTTACTTGGAACCCAACTCCCCCAACCGCGCCGGCCAGCACCTGCGCCGCTACGCCAAGGACTGGGACCTGCCCGCCGAGGCGTTTGGCGGCGTACCCGGCCACGGCTTGCCCGAGCTGCTACGCGGCCTACCCCGCCAGGTGCAGTTTGTGGGCGTAGCCAACTCCTCCATGCAGGGCAAAGTGGCCGGGCAACTGCTGGCCGAGTCACGCCGCCTCGACCCCAAGGCCAAGGTAGCCGTGGTGCTACCCGACGAAACCCTGCTCCTGCCCGTGCTACACGGCCTACCCTTGGATGCCGTGCCCGAGTACAACGTGACCATGGGCCTGAGCTTCCAGAGCACGCCACTGTTCAACCTGGTCGATTTGCTGTTTGAGGTGCACCTCACGGGCATTCGGGAAGGCTCACAGGAAACGGGCTACGGTGTGCCGCGCTACCACCATTTGGCTGTACAAAAGTTGCTGACGCACCCATTTTTGCGGCGCTACCAGCACTGGCTCAACCAGCAACCTGAGCAGCCCCGCGGCCTGCTAGACCGCATCTGCGACCAAATTGTGAGGCGCCAGGCCGTGCTGCTACCCTCCACCGAGCTGCTAGAGATGGGACGCCAGCACCCACTCATAGAGGCGCTGTTTGCCACCTGGGATACGTGCGACGACATCATTGCCGCCTGCTACACACTGATTGACCTGCTCAAAAAAGCCTATCAGGACCAGCATTCGGCCATTGAGGCGGAGTACCTGTACCTGTTTTTCACGTTGGTGAAGCGGCTCGATTCGGTGTTTGATTGCCGGGAGCAGCGGCTATCAGTACGCTCGTTCCGGCGGTTTCTCTACGAGCAAATGGCCCGCACTCGCCTACCCTTTTCCGGTGAGCCCATTGCCGATGTGCAAGTGATGGGACTGCTGGAAACCAGGGCGTTGGACTTCGACCATATCATCATCTTGAGCTGTAACGAGCGGGTGTTGCCGGCCCCCAAAAACCACGCGTCGCTGTTTCCCTACGACGTGCTCACGCAGTTCAACATGCCCACCTACGCCGACCACGAAGCGGCCACGGCCTACCAGTTCTGGCGCCTGTTGCAGCGCGCCCGCCGCGTAGACTTGCTGCACGTGCTACCCGGCGCCGACGGCAGCCGCACCGGCGAGCGTAGTCGCTTTTTGTTACAGATAGAGAACGACTTACGCCTGCAAAACTCCCGGTTAGAGCTGCGCGATTTGACAGTAGAAACGGTACCGTCTGCCCTACCCTCGCCAGATCTCACACGACCCGTAGGCACTGAAGTAGTGGAAACTCCACTGGGCGACCTCACGCTTGCTAAAGACACCGAGATGCTGGCTGCTCTGCGCGGGGCGTTGGAGCGCGGCCTCTCGCCTTCAGCGCTCAACCAGTTCGTGGGCTGCTCGTTGCAATTTTATTTCTCCCGTATTGCGCGGTTTCAAGAGGCTGAGGAGGTAGAGGAAACGTTGGGCGTAGATGGCTTCGGCACGGCGGTGCACGCGGCTCTGGAAAAGCTCTTGCAGCCCTTTGTGCAGGAGCAACGCCCGCTCACGGCCGAAGATATTCCGGCCCTCCTTAAGCAAACCGACAAAGAAGTGGCCCGCGCCCTGCGCCGGGAGGAAAAAGAGCGCCACGCCCGCGCCGACGAAGGACTGAACTACGTGCTGGGCCAAGTGGCCGTGCAACTGGTGCGACGCTACTTCGAGAGCCTGCTCACGCAGCCCGGCACCCTACCCCTGCAGATTCATGCGCTGGAGCAACAGCTTTTTGCTACCGTATTTGTGCCCATGCCCGATGGCGAAAAGCTACCGGTGCGCCTCATCGGCTACGCCGACCGTCTCGACCGCCTACCCAATGGCAGCCTGCGGGTGGTAGATTACAAAACCGGTATGGTGCAAGGTTTCGAGCTGAAGCTGCAAAAAGCCAAAGAACCAGCCACCGCAGCTGTAGAGCGCCTGCTGCTAGAGGCCAGCTCGGGTGCCGAGAAAGTGCGGCAGCTCTGGCTCTACCGCTTTATGCTGGAAGCAGAGGGCCAGCAGGCCGCCGACGCGGCCATCCTTTCTATGCGCAACCTACCCGGTGGCCTGCTCACGGCCGATATGTCGTTTCTGACTGAAGACGGCCAGTCGTTTCGCCAGGCCAGCGAGGAGCTGCTGGGCCAGCTGGTGCATCGCATCCTCGATCCACTGGAACCCATCCGCAAAACCGACGACCTGGACCGGTGCCAGTACTGCGCCTACCGGGGCATTTGCGCACGGTAA
- a CDS encoding nucleoside deaminase — protein MKDKFMQAAIDEARAGRKEGGIPIGSALRRGDELVASGHNKRVQEGNPILHGEMDCLNNAGRQRTYRDTVLYTTLMPCYMCAGTIVQFKIPKVVVGEAQTFGESLEFLQSHGVEVEILNLPECVEMMQEFIEAEPTLWNEDIMEL, from the coding sequence ATGAAAGATAAATTCATGCAAGCCGCCATCGACGAAGCCCGCGCTGGCCGGAAAGAAGGCGGTATTCCCATCGGCTCCGCGCTGCGCCGCGGCGACGAGCTGGTAGCCAGCGGCCACAACAAGCGCGTGCAGGAAGGCAACCCCATCTTGCACGGCGAAATGGACTGCCTCAATAACGCGGGCCGCCAGCGCACCTACCGCGATACAGTGCTCTACACTACTTTGATGCCCTGCTACATGTGCGCCGGCACCATCGTGCAGTTCAAAATCCCAAAAGTAGTGGTAGGCGAAGCCCAAACCTTTGGCGAGTCGCTGGAGTTCTTGCAGTCGCACGGCGTGGAGGTGGAAATCCTCAACCTTCCCGAGTGCGTGGAGATGATGCAAGAGTTCATCGAAGCCGAGCCTACCCTCTGGAATGAGGATATTATGGAGCTGTAA
- a CDS encoding alpha/beta hydrolase, with protein sequence MKKLFLATFLLAASAAPLVAQQQILPLYPSAIPDSKPNKSVTETAEKRPNVAEFVRQVVQPKLLVYPAPADKANGTAVVVCPGGGYGFLSMVNEGYQVAEKLNAMGITVFVLKYRLPDDRTQPDKSIAPLLDVQQAIRMVREQAAKFNVNPNRIGVAGFSAGGHLASTAGTHFAKPVGNKPGPTSVRPDFLILAYPVITFNDSLTHRGSRENLIGKNASAEQVQLYSNELQVSAQTPPTFLIHTQDDGVVPVQNSLLFYQACLRHKVPVEMHLYPKGGHGYGFYNRTTKDDWAERLRNWLDMNGWLTK encoded by the coding sequence ATGAAAAAACTCTTCCTCGCTACGTTCTTACTGGCTGCTTCTGCCGCGCCGCTGGTTGCTCAGCAGCAAATTTTGCCGCTCTACCCTAGTGCAATTCCCGATTCTAAACCCAATAAAAGCGTCACGGAAACCGCCGAGAAGCGCCCCAATGTCGCCGAGTTTGTACGGCAGGTGGTGCAGCCCAAGCTACTGGTGTACCCCGCCCCGGCCGACAAAGCCAACGGCACGGCCGTGGTGGTGTGCCCCGGCGGTGGCTACGGTTTTCTGTCGATGGTGAACGAGGGCTACCAGGTAGCCGAGAAGCTGAACGCCATGGGCATCACGGTATTTGTGCTGAAATACCGCCTACCCGACGACCGTACTCAACCCGATAAAAGCATAGCGCCGTTACTGGATGTGCAGCAAGCCATTCGGATGGTGCGCGAACAGGCGGCCAAGTTCAACGTCAACCCCAACCGCATTGGGGTGGCAGGTTTCTCGGCGGGTGGGCACTTGGCCAGCACGGCGGGCACGCACTTCGCGAAGCCAGTAGGCAATAAGCCTGGTCCCACCTCCGTGCGCCCCGATTTTCTGATTCTGGCCTACCCCGTCATCACCTTCAACGACAGCCTCACGCACCGGGGCTCACGGGAAAATTTGATTGGCAAAAACGCGTCGGCTGAGCAAGTGCAGCTGTATTCCAATGAGCTGCAGGTGTCAGCCCAAACGCCCCCTACCTTCCTGATACACACCCAGGACGACGGGGTGGTGCCGGTGCAGAATAGCCTGCTGTTCTATCAGGCCTGCCTGCGCCACAAGGTGCCCGTCGAGATGCACCTCTACCCCAAAGGCGGCCATGGCTACGGTTTCTACAACCGGACCACTAAGGACGATTGGGCGGAGCGACTACGTAACTGGCTGGATATGAATGGGTGGCTGACGAAGTAG
- a CDS encoding mandelate racemase/muconate lactonizing enzyme family protein, whose translation MPKINSFSVYTAKAKLANPISDATHTLTEISFLVLRITTETGVVGESYLLSFQYSPQAIAGAIKDAGQVVLGAEVSETVKVFEQLNQANEYFGMEGINRWAQAAYNIAMWDAWCKILGQPIWKVLGTSRTEVPIYGSGGWISYSVEELIGEVSAYKARGFQAVKIKVGKPDWKEDLERLRLVREAVGNDIGIMMDANQGMTVPNALALARAARELHIQWFEEPIAHHDFQGYELLRNQAGISLAMGEREYSTLPLRELLSRNAIDIWQPDILRLGGVEAWRDSAALANSFNVPVLPHYYKDYDIPLLCTIANGAGAESFDWIDPLIDHPLQITNGMARPHNRPGWGFSFKDASLTEI comes from the coding sequence ATGCCTAAAATCAACAGCTTCAGTGTATATACTGCCAAAGCCAAGTTGGCTAATCCTATTTCTGACGCGACACACACGCTCACCGAAATTTCGTTTTTGGTACTGCGCATCACCACCGAAACAGGCGTAGTAGGCGAGTCCTACCTACTGAGTTTTCAGTACAGTCCGCAGGCTATTGCTGGGGCCATAAAAGATGCCGGCCAGGTGGTGCTAGGCGCAGAGGTTTCCGAGACGGTGAAAGTATTCGAGCAGCTCAACCAGGCGAACGAATACTTTGGGATGGAGGGAATCAACCGGTGGGCACAAGCCGCTTACAACATTGCCATGTGGGATGCCTGGTGCAAAATACTTGGCCAGCCCATTTGGAAAGTGCTTGGTACATCGAGAACAGAAGTGCCCATTTACGGCAGCGGCGGGTGGATTTCTTACTCCGTGGAAGAGCTGATTGGTGAGGTAAGCGCCTACAAGGCACGCGGTTTTCAGGCCGTGAAAATCAAGGTAGGCAAGCCCGATTGGAAAGAAGACCTAGAAAGGTTGCGGCTCGTGCGCGAAGCCGTGGGGAACGACATCGGCATTATGATGGACGCCAACCAGGGCATGACGGTGCCGAATGCCCTGGCGCTGGCCCGGGCCGCCCGCGAATTACATATTCAGTGGTTTGAGGAGCCCATTGCCCACCACGATTTTCAGGGCTACGAGCTGCTGCGCAACCAAGCGGGTATTTCGCTGGCCATGGGCGAGCGGGAGTATTCTACCCTCCCCCTGCGCGAGTTGCTCAGCCGCAATGCCATCGACATCTGGCAACCGGATATTCTGCGCCTGGGTGGGGTAGAGGCCTGGCGCGACAGTGCGGCGCTGGCCAATAGCTTCAACGTTCCGGTGCTGCCGCACTACTACAAAGACTACGATATTCCCCTGCTCTGCACCATTGCCAATGGCGCCGGCGCCGAGTCGTTCGACTGGATAGATCCGCTAATTGACCATCCGCTGCAAATAACGAATGGCATGGCCCGCCCGCACAATCGGCCCGGCTGGGGTTTCAGTTTCAAAGACGCGTCGCTGACGGAAATCTAA
- a CDS encoding GH92 family glycosyl hydrolase: MLKRPSYCLLLSALAVFSCTKTTPPASSVSGGRSEKLGSHLQYANPFMGTGPLNDPKDMGYTTPPDWRGAWAGLVFPGSALPNAMVQLSPITEFHTGAGYDYEDSVIVAFAHTNKGHWNLCHLPVLPVTGAANAKGDYSSRFDKKTETASPGFYGVTLRDYGVQVELTSTLRAGFHRYRFAQKDNRSIVFKLAQSNERVSNWAMEKAGDAAVQGFQETGRQTVFFYATLSEPMQNLDVRGPGTKDGLAVLRLADGGKKPVELRAGISFVSIENAKQNLAQEIGSRSFDEVRRAAADTWEKMLAQVDVKGGTPKQKEMFYSCLYRSFLWPALRSDLNGEFRDTKGNVVKADFNYYTEPSLWDTYRNKDVLMSMLAPEATIDVIKSMHDEGKKTGFLPTFFHGDHAASFIAGAYQRGLTNFDVQDVYRLMLRNANVEGGTRPHIKEYIEKGYIATEEVPKPHVESKGKAGVSKTLEYAFDDYAVAQMAKALNDTANYRTLMARSQNYRNVFDHGTKFMRGRLANGQWVKNFNPEYPYYEYMFREANAWQVSFFAPHDMPGLVKLYGGPQAFEAKLDSLFTVPWNTSYIARNVSGFIGQYCHGNQPDHEAPFSYYFVGKPEKSQRRLDEIMDRFYGMGKDKLGYSGMDDAGEMSAWYVFSATGLYPFSAADARYIVSVPVFDEVQWHMPGGKTLTVKHTGTGRNLRSIQVNGTASQGYFVPFSLFRDGGEVAVITQ, encoded by the coding sequence CGGCCTGGTGTTTCCGGGCAGCGCCCTACCCAACGCTATGGTGCAGTTGAGCCCCATCACGGAGTTCCACACTGGCGCTGGCTACGACTACGAGGATTCGGTTATTGTAGCGTTTGCCCATACCAACAAAGGCCACTGGAACCTGTGCCACCTGCCCGTGCTACCCGTTACGGGTGCGGCCAATGCCAAGGGCGACTACTCCTCTCGCTTCGATAAGAAAACGGAAACGGCCTCGCCGGGCTTCTATGGCGTGACGCTGCGAGACTACGGCGTGCAGGTAGAGCTGACTTCTACCCTGCGAGCTGGGTTTCATCGGTACCGGTTTGCGCAGAAGGACAATCGCAGCATCGTGTTCAAGCTGGCGCAGTCCAACGAGCGGGTCTCGAACTGGGCCATGGAAAAGGCTGGCGACGCGGCCGTACAGGGCTTTCAGGAAACCGGCCGGCAAACGGTATTTTTCTACGCCACGCTCAGCGAGCCGATGCAGAACCTAGACGTGCGCGGCCCCGGCACCAAAGACGGTTTGGCTGTGCTACGCCTCGCCGATGGCGGCAAGAAGCCCGTGGAGCTGCGCGCAGGTATTTCCTTCGTGAGCATCGAGAATGCCAAGCAGAACCTGGCGCAGGAAATCGGCAGCCGCTCGTTTGACGAGGTGCGCCGCGCCGCCGCCGATACCTGGGAGAAGATGCTGGCGCAGGTGGATGTGAAGGGCGGCACGCCCAAGCAGAAGGAAATGTTCTACAGCTGCCTGTACCGCTCCTTCCTGTGGCCGGCCTTGCGCAGCGACCTGAACGGCGAGTTCCGCGACACGAAGGGCAACGTGGTGAAGGCCGACTTCAACTACTACACCGAGCCTTCGCTGTGGGACACCTACCGCAACAAGGACGTGCTCATGAGCATGCTCGCGCCTGAGGCCACCATCGATGTCATTAAGTCGATGCACGATGAAGGCAAGAAAACTGGGTTCCTGCCTACCTTCTTCCACGGCGACCATGCGGCTTCCTTTATTGCGGGTGCCTATCAGCGCGGCCTCACCAATTTCGACGTGCAGGATGTGTACCGCCTGATGCTGCGCAACGCCAACGTGGAAGGCGGCACGCGCCCCCACATCAAGGAGTACATCGAGAAAGGCTACATCGCCACCGAGGAAGTGCCCAAGCCGCACGTAGAAAGCAAGGGTAAGGCCGGCGTGTCGAAAACGCTGGAGTATGCTTTCGACGACTACGCTGTGGCCCAGATGGCGAAGGCGCTGAACGACACCGCCAACTACCGCACCCTGATGGCCCGCTCCCAGAATTACCGCAACGTGTTCGACCACGGCACCAAGTTCATGCGCGGCCGCCTGGCCAACGGGCAGTGGGTGAAGAACTTCAATCCCGAATATCCTTACTACGAGTATATGTTCCGCGAAGCCAACGCCTGGCAGGTATCGTTCTTCGCGCCCCACGATATGCCCGGTCTGGTGAAGCTGTACGGCGGCCCGCAGGCCTTCGAGGCTAAGCTCGACTCGTTGTTTACAGTGCCTTGGAACACCAGCTACATTGCTCGCAACGTGTCGGGCTTCATTGGGCAGTACTGCCACGGCAACCAGCCCGACCACGAGGCGCCGTTTTCATACTACTTCGTGGGCAAGCCCGAGAAGTCGCAGCGCCGGCTCGATGAGATTATGGACCGCTTCTACGGCATGGGCAAAGACAAGTTGGGCTACTCCGGCATGGACGACGCCGGCGAGATGTCGGCCTGGTACGTGTTCAGCGCCACGGGCCTCTACCCCTTTTCCGCCGCCGACGCCCGCTACATCGTGAGCGTGCCCGTCTTTGATGAGGTGCAGTGGCACATGCCCGGCGGCAAGACCCTGACGGTGAAGCACACCGGCACAGGCCGCAACCTGCGCAGCATTCAGGTAAACGGGACTGCTAGCCAGGGGTATTTCGTACCTTTTAGCCTATTCCGCGACGGCGGCGAGGTAGCCGTCATCACCCAGTAA